Part of the Sorghum bicolor cultivar BTx623 chromosome 1, Sorghum_bicolor_NCBIv3, whole genome shotgun sequence genome, TTTTTACTCTCTCAAAAGGCCAATTTCAAAGTCCGCAATTGTCTTCCCTAAACATGGCATAGCATGTCATACAGGTCTAGTCCCATCCCACTATGTGCCTCCACGTCACATGCCATGGTATATTCCTCATGGCTCCCACACAAAGGTAGTGTCATAGGTCAGCCTCTACCGCTCCATCGATCTCCATGCTCCCCACTACCCAGTCTCTCCTTCTACTTCAGTAGGCCGATAAAATTGACCTCCCTTTCAAATCATTGTGGGAGACCGCCAAATCAGAGTTCGAGTGACTATCAGCGTTGAGTACACCACTGTGAGATGTCACTTGGATAGAGAGTGTGTATAGTGGAAAGATCCCACTCATGACAATAGAGAAAAACTTGGGTGGAAGGTTCTTGGCTACGAGATCGATCTACTTGGTGGTGGTCTAATACAAGATTTATTCTTGACTTGGGCAAGAACTCTCAAGAAAAGTAGTCATTTTACTTCCTATTTCGCCTAGGGAGCATTAGTTCAGCCTTACCGCCTCAACAACTAGGGATTTCACAACATTCAAGGTGAAGGGCGATGAAGGCAGTAATGATGTCATCCTAGAGTCCATATCCTCTGCTTCCATATACAACAATCAGATCATGCTGCCTATACATCCATATAGATGTGTGTATGTTAGACCTTGACCACTCTTCCAAGTTGTCCCGCTGTTGTTTTCCCCCTTCGATCTATAACTGATCTTTTTTTTATAAAGAACAAACTAGCTATTTGTAAGTATAATGGTCCAATGTCCTAGGATTCGTTCTCGACAAAGAAGAGACCAAAAACACGAATGATTTCACAGAATCATAATCTAAACTTTTGTAGTTTTGTTAGATGAAATGACAATGCATCACTTTATGGCAAAGCTCAAAGAATAATCCATCTAGAATTTATGAGAATTAGAAGTACTAAATATGCGGAGCAAAGAACCTCAGATTGGATAGCTAGGCCCCCGATACTGTACTGGACCGGGTGTAGCAGGTTGCACTGCCTGCTACTCGTCGGCTTGGCATCAGTGCTTGTGCTTCCGTCCCTGCAAAAGTGGGCATTGCAACAGCAGGATGATGGCCTCCCGCCTCCCGCCACACTTTAGCAAAAGGGACCAAAAAACGCCTTTACTCCTGGCCTGCGTTCTTCACGTGTAGTACAGCTTTTTACCGCACGGTCAGTCGGTCACGCCAGGGCCATCCATTTCATCCGGCGCTGAATGCTCTGTGAAAAAACACAATGCTGGCCATGGTCCTTTTTACTGCAGAGAATATGCTCTCTCTTTCTCGCCTGGGGACCTGCGCGCTTAAGCTTTACTGCCATGGTTACTACACAAATTCTCATACGTTTTTCCTTGGCAACATTGTAAACCGGAGTACAATTCGTTCGATCTTTTCTCCATGATCATAATCCAGGTTAAAAAAGCGATGTTACCCTGATAAGATTGGCAATGCTGTTTGACCAAGCTAGAAAGCAAATATTCCCTAGACTAGACAACGTCCTAGCACGCTGCAAGCATCTAGACATGCTTGGCGATGCTCGGCGATATAGTAGCAGTTCCATAAAGAGATGGCGCAATGATACCCTCGCGGCCTTGCAAACTTGCTTTTGTTTTTTCTcggattctttttttttttatgtttctttGGTTGCACCAATGTAAGCAAGCACGCAAGCCTGAACTCTGAAGCACAGACATCTGGTCCTGCAACGAGCAGGAGCAGCGACACCAAGGCCCCCTTGCCTGGCGAGCCAAAGCTGAAAGCTAGGCCCTGTGCCCTGGGCCGGCCGGCCCACGGCGGCTTCAATTCCCGGCCGTGAGGTCGCTACTCATGATGAGCCGCCGTGGCCCGTGGCTGATCAAAGTGTGAAGTGATCAGCGCGTGCGAGAGCATCAAGCAGGTCGCGGAGACGCCGGGGAAGCGGCGGTCGTCAACGGGGACACCGAGTGGCCGACGGCGAAGCGAAGCCGCAGGTCGCAAGTGCGAgcgcactttttttttttttgcggcaTTCGGTTCTTCGAGAGGGACAACTACAGGTTTCGTGTGCCTTGTGCTAGCTATTGCTAGTTCGGTCGGTTTAATTTTCCTGGCGCTAGGGTGGTTACACTAACCCGAAATCCTTTTAGTTTATTTCACGCACAGctgagcatcatcatttttgTTGCAGATGGAAAGGACATAATTAAAAAGACCATTATTGAGCACGAACGAGCCACTCCTTGTGACTTGTGATGACGGGGAGCTCCGCTCCTCTCGGTCCGTCGTCATGCATGGCGCAGCTAGCCTGCAGGCAGAACGGACGTTGACTTATATCTCGCCGTCCCAGAGCTCCTCGAGGGACTTGTAGGGCCCGTGCTCGGAGACGTAGCGGCGGCCCTGGTTGATCTTCCTCTGGGGGATCTTGCTGATGCgctgcctctcctcctccgtcaGCTCCCAGCCCACGATGTCCAGGTTCTCCTTCATCCGCCCTTCGTCGAAGCTCTTCACGATCAGGCAGTCGCCCTGCTCGTACACCCACCTCAGGCACACCTGTttttccatccatccatccatccatcgtgCAAAGCATGTCAGAGAGTGTCCATAGAGAGCATTCTGTCAGTACTTATATAATACTTCCGTTTATTAGGTTGTCAATTAACAAGAGGTAGAGGAGGATGCTGTGCGTGCCTGTGCCACGGTTTTGCCCTTGGACTTGGCGATCTCGTGCAGGACACCAGAGTCCATCACCGAGTCGCTGCCCCAGTGCGTGCCCTTGGCGCCCAGGGGCGAGTAGGCGCATAGCTGGATGCCTTTCTCCCGGCAGAACTCCCTCAGCTTATGCTGCTGCCACACTGGGTTGATCTCAACCTGtcattatatatttattatattattaCCCCCAGAGATAAACTTGCCAATGGTCTGCATCGGTCCATGCTGAATTTACAACGAAAAAGACGGCGAGAGTCGGCTGAGAGTAATAAGTGGAGGACCGGGCGGACCTGATTGACGAGGGGAGGGATGGTGGCGAAGGACAGCAGGGTGTCGAGCTTCTTGCAGGAGAAGTTGCAGACGCCGATGGCCTTGGCGAGGCCCAGGCGGTGGCACTCCTCCATGGCCTCCCACACGGATCGCATGTCGAACGGCTCGAAGTCCTCGGGCGTGAAGGGGGCCGTGTACCTCCCGGCCTTCATGGTCACGGGCCAGTGGACCATGTACAGATCCACGTACTCCATCTGGAGATTGCTGCATTTGGATGGTTGCGCGAATGGAGATATAATACCTCGGTCAGGCACTCAGGCAGGCCTAAAACCAAAACCAACCGCACATTGCTAGCTAGGAGGTCCAGTTAGccaattattattttttcttttttgttttcacTCATCTCCACGTAGGCTGACGATTTGGTTGCGTTGTTAGGGACGCATGGTACTCCGATGTACGTCTTTAAAaagattctcaaaaaaaaaagagagtcaTTGATTTGCTATGAAAGAAAAATACTTTCGTAGATTACAAGTGAATGGGACCAATAGCACCGTCAAATACGACAATCCACCCAACTGTACTGAAATCAATTCTTAGGTAGCAGGCTATAGGCATTTAGCTACAAGGTTCTCCTAAAGCTAAAACCGAGCTAAAAGAGCTAAATTGAACATGAGTACAAATAGCAGTACACAATATAAAACAGCTATAGCCGACTATTTATTACTTTGGTTACTGCTAACATAATACTATTACAACAATTCAAGCAGGAAGGCACTAAAaacagccaaaaaaaaaaagaaccacTAAATTCATGTCATACAGCAGAGTAAATAGATTTCGTTTGGTTACTGCTAACACTAAATAGTAGTATTTTTCCTATATAAATTTAAAGTTGTTTGGGAGTACTAATCACTGACTACACTTAAATCACCAACTATACTTATCCCCGGCTTGTCCATATGTAGTACAGAATGTGATAAAGAAGGGACTGTCGCGTATGCTGCGGCCTAGAAACGACGATTATCGAGGGCAACGTTTAAACTAGAAACAGAGTCCCACTTCCTTTCCCAAATCTGAATCAAACCCAAGCATACCATTCACGATCCATGTCCATCCGTGCACGAATCAAGCAGCATGTAAATCTCAGACGCGGCAATCGCGGCAGCGAAATCCAAGCCCGAGGCAGAATAaggaagaagaggaagcagcGCACGCACCTGAGCGTCCGGCGGAGCGCCGGGAGCACCCTGTCCGGGTGCGCGTCGGCGCACCAGACCTTGGACGTGATGAAGAGCTCCTCGCGGGAGGCGACGACCCCCGCACGCACGGCCTCGGCGGCGGCCTCCCCGATGGGCGCCTCGGTGGCGTAGTGCGCGGCCGTGTCGAAGTGGCGGTAGCCGAGCTGGATGGCGCGGAGCACCGCGGCGCGGACGGGGTCCGGCCGCGGGCCCTGCACCGCCGTGCCCAGCCCGATGCGCGGCAGGCCGCACGGAGCTCGCCCGGGCGCGCTCATGGTCCCCAGTTCCCCCCTTCCCCCCACCCTCGCGGCGCGGTGTCGACACCTGCGGGGCTCGGACTGACTTGACTTGTGTTGTGTTGGGCTACTACCACACATGCGGTGGGCACGGCAGATATATACTCGCGGGCACGGCTGGGGAGGGGGGACCTGGTGGGTCTGGGCTGGCGTCGCCGGCAACGGTCAGTCGGTCACGCGACCTCCGTCCACCTCGCCGGACCTTCATGGAAGCCGTGACGGATCAGTACAAAATACTCCGTGCAGGTTTGGTGCAGAAGGGAAAAAGAGACAGCGACGGTCACCACTCGGGCACTCACCACCGGGAGAGGCGCAGATCATGCCACCATGCGGTTTTGTTGTATCGCTCAGACCTGAGAGactgggcaagttcatgccgtcCGTCCCCGCGCCCCCGCGCTGCGTCAGCGTCGCCGAGTATATCATCTCGTAAGCACGCCGCACCGCATGCGACATATCACTCGCCGCTCCGGCATAGAtagaaactttttttttttacaacaatcCGTGAATCCGATAGGAACCTTGGTTGTGTCCCCAGGCTGCCTGGCCAAGCACGTCCGATTTCAGTCGCCTGCGACTGTGATTGTTGCCTGGTTGGCGAGCTGTCTGTCAGGGTGCGATCTCGGTGAGCTGCAAACAGGCCATGTTTaagttttgcaaaaaatttcagCATCAAATCTTACAGCAGATGCATAgaaaattaaatatagattaaaaaataactaattatatagcttgtctataatttgtgagacaaatcttttaatcttaactactctataattagacaatatttatcaaatacaaataaaatgctacagtgttcaCTAAACAAGTCCCAAGCCCCCGGAGGGACAAACAAGCCCGGTTGTACAAAGTACCTAGTACCGCGTAGCGACTAGCAACTAGCGAAGCCTCAACCAGAGTTGCGTTGCAACTTGCAAGGTTTGCGGCTGCACCGTTTTGCCAAGCGAATCGGCTACTTCGCACTCACCGCTCATGTTCTCGCTTTTAGGGGCCGGCCGGCTTACGGAAAGATGAGCAGGCGGTAGGtaccattttttttaaaataaaaggaACCAATCAAAAGGTTTATAAGGTGTTCGATCCACAATCCTGAGAAAGCATCACTGAAAGCAATATGCAAATACGCGACAGGAGTACCGAAAGTCTGGGGGTGTATATCAACACTCCACAATGAACAAGAAAATGATACACGTACAAATGGACGTGCCTCAGGCATCGTCTCTACActtctattattattatatgctTTAGAGAATATATATGACAACATAACATGGGTATTCCACAGATATTCAGCATGTCACGGTTCCAACAAAAGTTATAGTACTGTCTGACGTCACTAGGAGATAATACATAGGACGAAGGAAAAGACGATTTTTATCACAGCAGTCACAAAAACAGAACAAATTTATAGGTTCATTACCTGTTCCTATAAATAATGGCCTAATCTGAAACATGGCAATCTCTAGCTGCTCCTGTTGCACGCGAGAGCTAACCTTTTCTATATTTGAGACTTCTCAGTGGGCACCAAAAACGGGTACAACTCTGCTGCTCTTCATCTTCCAACAACCGCTCACTCACACTTGATAGATTTGTATATGTGGCGGACAAAGAACAAGGCCGCACGGAAGCCCACCATCCCAAGCATCAAGAAGAATGCATAGCAGATGCAGGCCATGTAGCCAAAGAAGAAAGATGTCTGCATGAAGCCAGACATGTCTGATCGCGCATAGTAGTAGTACAGGCAGTAGCCGTACACGAAAAATCCAGTTGATCCTCCGCATAGGAATGACCTGCAGCACAAAACAAATCAGTGCTCCATTTGATACAAAATGTTAAAAGGGGCAGGATACTTGTTTGATCAACCATTTTGTGTTTTAAAAGCAATCTACACTCTACACACATAATATCACACAGTTGAATTCAGTGCTACAATAGATTTCAGCAGCTGACTTCTTATGTCATTCAGATAATAGATGCTCTGCGTGACATTTTGCTTAACTACCTCCAGTGACATTTGTTGAAGGGAGAATTAATCAGGAATCCTATTAGTGTGGCAAAAAGATAAACCGGCCACAAGAATTGCTTCTAGGCTCTCAACAAGTTGAAGTAGGTTATAGTGATATAATAGACTCGGTAAAATATATATCTGCTACTCAATCAATAAAATTCAGATAAACCGGCCACAAGAATTACTTCTAGGCTTGTAGTAGGGTACAGTGATATAATAGACTTAGTAAAGTAATATAATCTGCTACTCGATTGAtaaatccttttccatgttaacTATTTTCTAAGAGCACCACTGCACCAGCACACTGACGTAAGTATTCATTCAAAAGCAAGATTTAAAGGAAAATAGCATACCTCCACCACCACTCATGGTCCTCAGCAGCAAGCTGGAAGTATGTCAGTGCAACAGTGATGAATGCAGTGACAATAAGGAGGATGATGAAGACAATAAACAGAATGCTGTAGATTGTGTAAATCCTGTGGCCCCAGACACTAGCAAAGATGTAGTATAGCTCGATGTATATGGCACTGAAAGGCAAAAACCCGGCCATTGCCATCTGTGGAACAGTTCTCCTGTACCAGGGAAGCGGAGGAATTTCCCTGGGGTATTTTGTGGTACGGCAAGGAGCTTGGAATTCACTTTTGCTGTTTTTGCCAGCAATACCTCCCAAAACAAGCAAAGGAAATGTGACCAAGGTCCAGATGAGCACAATGACACAGATAGTGCCAAAGGGCAATGCTGCTGTTGCACTATAAGCAATAGCAACAGTGTTCAAGAAGCAAAATGTCAGGAAGAGAGGTCCACAGAACAGGCATCCTGTCAATAGCAAGTTCCTCACCTGAAGATGGAGGCAAAATGCAACATTACTACCATTAAAAAACAAGTATTTCAATTTGGTCACATACATATATAAGGTAAAGGCAGTACATACCCAGTTTGTCCCCTCCAGCTGACAATAGAAAGAGGTAGCAACGTATCCAGCAATTCCTGAAGTGAGTGCATAGATGACAACCAATGCAGTAAATAGTGCACCACGGTTGTAGGGGTAGAATACTCCAACAAGTGCAAGAAGAAATATAAAGGTTGTGCTGTAGAGATGCCACAGAAAAGATTGTTAGATATCTTCTTGTCAAAACAATGAGCTGGAGGAATCACTTCAGCCCTGCAAATAttataaagagagagaaaatagCCACAGTAATTTACAGGGCAAATAGTTGAGTTCCTGTGCCAAGAGCAGCAGAAAATAGTGACTTATTCTTTGGGAACCGGAAGACATCACCATGGATATACTTCCATCCAGACTCTTCCTGGTCATCAGCTGCTTCCTCATCATGAGCATACCTTCAAGTGAAAATGTACAGTCTAACATAAACATACAGGTGTATATATATGCAACTGAAATTAAATAAACATACAGATGTTCATGCAACTGAATTATATCATGATAAGTTGCTAACACATTTTGTGCACTATCGCTGAATAACATGATTTAAACAGGAGAAAAGGGATAGGTTCAACATACTTTCTTGGTGGGTCATCATTTGTTTCAAACCAAGCATTTTCTTATTGTAATATGAATTGACATGATTAGATGACA contains:
- the LOC8056832 gene encoding probable NAD(P)H-dependent oxidoreductase 1; the encoded protein is MCGSSPTQHKSSQSEPRRCRHRAARVGGRGELGTMSAPGRAPCGLPRIGLGTAVQGPRPDPVRAAVLRAIQLGYRHFDTAAHYATEAPIGEAAAEAVRAGVVASREELFITSKVWCADAHPDRVLPALRRTLSNLQMEYVDLYMVHWPVTMKAGRYTAPFTPEDFEPFDMRSVWEAMEECHRLGLAKAIGVCNFSCKKLDTLLSFATIPPLVNQVEINPVWQQHKLREFCREKGIQLCAYSPLGAKGTHWGSDSVMDSGVLHEIAKSKGKTVAQVCLRWVYEQGDCLIVKSFDEGRMKENLDIVGWELTEEERQRISKIPQRKINQGRRYVSEHGPYKSLEELWDGEI
- the LOC8078875 gene encoding transmembrane 9 superfamily member 3, whose product is MAASPAPAAAAALLVLLALAAAGGVAADGSDHRYKMNEPVPLYANKVGPFHNPSETYRYFDLPFCSPEKVREKSEALGEVLNGDRLVDAPYKLDFRLEVESKAVCSKKLTVEDVVKFRNAVAKDYYFQMYYDDLPLWGFIGKVEKGGKADPSEWKYYLYRHIIFDILYNNDRVIEINVHTDQSALVDLTEDKETNVEFLYSVKWKETPTPFEKRMEKYSSSSNMPHHLEVHWFSIINSCVTVLLLTGFLATILMRVLKNDFVKYAHDEEAADDQEESGWKYIHGDVFRFPKNKSLFSAALGTGTQLFALTTFIFLLALVGVFYPYNRGALFTALVVIYALTSGIAGYVATSFYCQLEGTNWVRNLLLTGCLFCGPLFLTFCFLNTVAIAYSATAALPFGTICVIVLIWTLVTFPLLVLGGIAGKNSKSEFQAPCRTTKYPREIPPLPWYRRTVPQMAMAGFLPFSAIYIELYYIFASVWGHRIYTIYSILFIVFIILLIVTAFITVALTYFQLAAEDHEWWWRSFLCGGSTGFFVYGYCLYYYYARSDMSGFMQTSFFFGYMACICYAFFLMLGMVGFRAALFFVRHIYKSIKCE